Proteins from a genomic interval of Sphingobacterium sp. SYP-B4668:
- a CDS encoding phosphatidylglycerol lysyltransferase domain-containing protein, with product MKVLLKEKIRQFSPRTYWKEIVAIVVILLAFVFFRNERKELSSIWPQLQEAQLSWLIGGLLVTLLYFVLQGLMYVYSFRTIGTSIRLLDAVELFLKRNFLSVFLPAGGVSSLAYTTAQLRRRKLKATQIHQASAIYGYIGLLTVFLVGVPAILYTLWNHRNFEDAWIALLVLGGLLLGSFLVFRSFRMKGRLYRFVGKKFPTFIHRIDDVFFGKIDRLHLLYTIFISCLIELCGILHVFVGMYALGLPISLEAAAVGYTISVVLMIVSPFLRGLGAVEFTMLYIFIAYGYTHDQALGITILYRLFEFWLPLVAGVVSFLWRGRRLLSRVLPAIAIFFLGLVNLVSVATPPLAERMKLERFYLPADAMHASKLMVLVMGVALMVTSAYLLKGLRLAWVAALLFTGLSFMGHLGKAFDYEESIFAVFILLLLIGSQSQYTIKTNMNWIRIGFITFFSVLAGVCLFEFLSFYLIDKRHFGEDFTWQESLYHTIRGFLLFSDDSLQPRTAFGRDFLSITRFLGLLSWLLLLYAIWRPRMIEAEPDLSDREKYQRGKALLDLYGQSPMDYFKLNTDKQLYLSIYTDGLVSYAVGNEFAVVLDEPVCAEEDKEDVIAEFEGYCQELGLKTAYYRVDEKGLVYFAHQNKQKVLIGQEAILEIAEFSLSGKERKSLRNGLNSLSKNGYIAEIRNAPHDDELLDSLESISNEWLEVAGRKEMTFSQGRFDRNQLVDQDVIVVKDETNSIQAFLNIIPDYAPEECTYDLIRKRTDAPSGCMDALLVELINYAKDKRFNYINLGMVPLSGLSQPDNPAEQVMKFASEKVGSLKHYQTLRSFKEKYATLWENRYLVFSDDFDLLQLPLALKKVMTADR from the coding sequence ATGAAAGTCTTGTTGAAGGAAAAAATACGACAATTTTCGCCCAGAACCTATTGGAAGGAGATTGTTGCCATTGTCGTTATTCTATTGGCGTTTGTCTTCTTTCGGAACGAACGGAAAGAGCTTAGTTCTATTTGGCCTCAACTCCAAGAGGCGCAGCTTTCTTGGTTGATTGGGGGGCTGCTTGTTACTTTGCTTTACTTCGTATTGCAAGGGCTGATGTATGTGTATAGCTTCCGGACTATCGGTACTTCGATTCGGCTACTTGATGCGGTGGAGTTGTTTTTGAAGCGCAATTTTTTGAGCGTATTTCTCCCGGCAGGCGGCGTCAGCTCCTTAGCGTACACTACTGCACAATTGAGACGAAGGAAACTCAAGGCCACTCAGATCCACCAAGCGAGTGCAATCTATGGGTATATCGGATTGCTCACGGTATTTCTAGTCGGGGTGCCAGCCATCCTTTATACCCTTTGGAACCATCGAAATTTTGAAGATGCTTGGATTGCTCTGCTCGTGTTGGGGGGATTATTGTTGGGCTCTTTTCTGGTTTTTAGGTCTTTTCGAATGAAAGGGAGGTTATATCGATTTGTCGGCAAAAAATTTCCCACATTTATCCACAGAATAGATGATGTCTTTTTCGGAAAGATAGATCGATTGCATCTACTATATACGATTTTTATCTCCTGTTTGATAGAGTTGTGCGGTATTTTGCATGTGTTTGTGGGGATGTATGCTTTAGGACTTCCAATTTCTTTAGAAGCAGCTGCAGTTGGATACACCATATCTGTGGTGCTAATGATTGTATCGCCTTTCTTGAGAGGGTTGGGCGCGGTTGAATTTACGATGCTTTATATCTTTATCGCCTATGGATATACCCACGATCAGGCATTAGGTATTACAATTCTTTATCGACTATTTGAATTTTGGCTACCCTTAGTGGCGGGAGTCGTGTCTTTCCTCTGGCGGGGGCGACGATTGTTGAGTCGGGTACTTCCTGCGATAGCTATCTTTTTTCTGGGATTGGTTAACTTGGTATCGGTGGCGACTCCACCCTTGGCCGAGCGGATGAAGTTGGAACGATTTTATCTGCCAGCGGATGCAATGCATGCATCCAAGTTGATGGTACTGGTAATGGGAGTGGCACTGATGGTTACATCGGCCTATCTTTTGAAGGGGTTGCGCTTGGCGTGGGTCGCCGCCTTGCTATTTACAGGTCTTTCTTTCATGGGCCATCTGGGAAAGGCATTTGATTATGAAGAGTCCATATTTGCTGTTTTTATCTTACTGTTATTAATTGGAAGTCAATCCCAGTATACGATCAAAACCAATATGAATTGGATAAGGATTGGGTTCATTACCTTCTTTAGTGTGTTGGCTGGGGTCTGTCTATTCGAATTCTTAAGCTTCTATCTTATTGATAAAAGACATTTTGGAGAAGATTTTACTTGGCAGGAGTCCTTGTACCATACGATTAGGGGATTTTTGCTTTTTTCTGATGATTCGTTACAGCCTAGAACGGCATTTGGACGAGATTTCTTGAGTATTACTCGGTTTTTGGGATTATTATCTTGGTTGCTTTTACTGTATGCAATATGGAGGCCTCGTATGATAGAGGCTGAACCGGACCTTAGTGATCGGGAAAAATATCAACGTGGAAAAGCATTGTTGGATCTATACGGCCAGTCACCAATGGATTACTTTAAATTGAATACGGACAAGCAATTGTATTTGTCGATTTATACAGACGGATTGGTTTCATATGCTGTGGGAAATGAGTTTGCAGTGGTATTGGATGAGCCTGTTTGTGCAGAAGAAGATAAGGAGGATGTAATTGCTGAGTTTGAGGGCTATTGTCAGGAGCTTGGCCTCAAGACGGCTTACTATCGAGTTGATGAGAAGGGATTGGTTTATTTTGCACATCAAAATAAACAGAAAGTCTTGATTGGACAGGAGGCGATTTTGGAGATAGCTGAATTTTCGCTCAGTGGTAAGGAGCGCAAATCCTTGCGTAATGGGCTTAATAGCCTATCGAAAAATGGATATATTGCAGAGATAAGGAATGCTCCTCATGATGATGAGCTATTGGATAGTCTAGAATCCATCTCCAATGAGTGGTTGGAGGTTGCTGGACGGAAGGAAATGACATTTTCCCAAGGACGATTTGACCGAAACCAGTTGGTAGACCAAGATGTGATAGTGGTAAAGGACGAGACCAATAGTATACAAGCATTTTTGAATATCATACCTGACTATGCTCCAGAAGAGTGTACATATGATTTGATTCGAAAACGAACGGATGCTCCTAGTGGTTGCATGGACGCCCTTCTGGTCGAACTGATCAATTATGCCAAAGACAAGAGATTTAATTATATAAATTTAGGCATGGTGCCATTGAGCGGTTTGAGTCAACCTGATAATCCTGCGGAGCAAGTTATGAAATTTGCTTCTGAAAAGGTTGGGAGCTTAAAACATTATCAAACATTACGAAGTTTTAAGGAGAAGTACGCGACCCTTTGGGAGAATCGATATTTGGTGTTTAGCGATGACTTTGATTTATTGCAATTGCCCTTGGCATTGAAGAAGGTAATGACAGCGGATAGATAA
- a CDS encoding tRNA-(ms[2]io[6]A)-hydroxylase produces MLGLKLLTDPRWANIAESNLEEILTDHAWCEQKAATNAISLITYNSEHEDLVHELTAIAIEEMEHFQMVIEIIKKRSYTLGRERKDDYVGQLMKFCRKDGSRNMAFIDRLLFAAMIEARSCERFRVLSQNIADEELAKFYHELMVSEANHYTTFLNFAKKYSTDVDVDKRWKEWLTFEGELIQSYGNREAIHG; encoded by the coding sequence ATGTTAGGATTAAAATTATTGACCGATCCCAGGTGGGCGAATATTGCGGAGTCTAATTTGGAAGAGATTTTGACCGACCATGCTTGGTGTGAGCAGAAAGCAGCGACAAATGCTATATCATTGATTACCTATAATTCGGAGCATGAGGATCTTGTACATGAATTGACGGCGATTGCGATTGAAGAGATGGAGCATTTCCAAATGGTCATTGAGATTATCAAAAAGCGAAGCTATACCTTAGGTAGAGAGCGAAAGGACGATTATGTGGGACAGCTTATGAAGTTCTGTAGAAAAGATGGCAGTCGTAACATGGCTTTTATTGACAGGCTGTTATTTGCGGCTATGATCGAGGCGCGCAGCTGCGAGCGTTTTCGTGTATTGTCACAGAATATTGCTGATGAAGAATTGGCTAAGTTTTATCATGAGCTTATGGTCTCTGAGGCCAATCATTATACAACGTTCTTAAATTTTGCTAAAAAATACTCGACAGATGTAGACGTAGATAAGCGCTGGAAAGAATGGTTGACGTTCGAGGGTGAATTGATTCAAAGCTATGGAAATCGGGAGGCAATTCATGGTTAG
- a CDS encoding LLM class flavin-dependent oxidoreductase, producing the protein MELGIGMFGDLQVDPVTGKVQAPQERMHQIIEEVKLMDEVGLDFFGMGEHHRSDYAVASPEIVLAAAAAVTKRIKLGSAVSVLSSADPVKLFQDFSTIDLISNGRAEIMAGRGSFIESFPLFGFKLDDYSELFEEKLELLLRINNQPTVNWTGKFRPSLINQEIYPRPVHDRLPIWVAVGGTTSSVIRAGKLGLPVMFAIIGGAPEQFKPLFELYQQAYQDNGHDMDKFQVGLHMHSFFGDESKQVADYYYPIYSAQMNRIGKSRNWPPYQRSQYDFGRSRHGHLIISDANEAIEKILATQEMFGLTRFSSHMDVGSPDHAAMMKSIEIFGTKIAPAVRKALDVKK; encoded by the coding sequence ATGGAACTAGGAATAGGAATGTTTGGCGATCTTCAGGTCGATCCGGTTACAGGTAAAGTACAGGCTCCACAAGAGCGTATGCACCAGATTATTGAGGAAGTGAAGTTGATGGATGAGGTTGGTCTTGATTTTTTTGGGATGGGCGAACATCATCGCTCGGACTATGCTGTGGCGTCTCCAGAGATTGTGCTTGCAGCAGCAGCTGCTGTGACCAAGCGAATTAAATTAGGGAGTGCGGTGTCCGTATTGAGTTCGGCAGATCCGGTGAAGTTGTTCCAGGATTTTTCGACTATAGATTTGATTTCCAATGGACGTGCTGAAATTATGGCAGGGAGGGGGTCATTTATCGAGTCTTTTCCATTATTTGGATTCAAATTGGATGACTACAGCGAGCTTTTTGAAGAAAAGCTGGAATTATTATTACGCATCAACAATCAGCCTACGGTAAACTGGACAGGTAAATTCAGACCCTCATTGATTAATCAAGAAATATACCCTCGTCCTGTTCATGATCGGTTGCCGATTTGGGTGGCTGTAGGAGGTACTACGTCATCCGTGATACGAGCTGGAAAATTGGGACTTCCTGTCATGTTTGCCATTATTGGTGGGGCTCCCGAGCAATTCAAACCTTTGTTTGAATTATATCAGCAGGCTTATCAGGACAATGGTCATGATATGGACAAATTTCAGGTGGGGCTTCATATGCACTCGTTTTTTGGGGACGAATCTAAGCAGGTCGCGGATTATTATTATCCGATCTATTCAGCACAAATGAATCGTATTGGCAAGAGCCGTAATTGGCCCCCTTACCAACGGTCACAGTATGACTTTGGCCGTTCCAGACATGGACATCTTATCATCAGTGATGCCAACGAGGCTATTGAAAAGATCTTGGCAACGCAAGAAATGTTTGGTCTGACTCGATTCTCTTCGCATATGGATGTGGGGAGTCCCGATCACGCAGCAATGATGAAGTCAATAGAAATTTTTGGAACCAAGATTGCTCCTGCGGTGAGAAAGGCCCTTGATGTGAAGAAATAG
- a CDS encoding DUF4349 domain-containing protein, producing MQKLSYITLIGSVSLILFSCNKSAEMSADMAVAEPAVAEVALDESLQLSGDADQKMSTPDALETTQQKKIVKTGSMSIETANVGRSKQSLDALVRKFEGHYEQESLSKGNTISSYNLIIRIPSPKYDSFIAELDKGKDKITSKSIQSQDLTAQYYDLDSRIKSKRAYLQRYTELLAKARSVKEVLEIEEQIRVIQEEIDATQASLKALSSQVDYSTLTVYLYQEQSNISIGTDSFGSKFVDALRFGWAALETFFIVLIRIWPFLLLAGLGVLAVKKYRDRKRRAKRV from the coding sequence ATGCAAAAGCTATCATACATTACACTAATAGGATCGGTATCACTGATCCTATTTTCATGCAATAAAAGTGCTGAAATGTCTGCCGATATGGCGGTTGCTGAACCTGCTGTTGCAGAAGTAGCACTAGATGAGTCTCTACAGCTGAGTGGTGATGCGGATCAAAAAATGTCTACTCCGGATGCGCTAGAAACGACCCAGCAGAAAAAAATCGTTAAGACGGGGTCGATGTCTATCGAAACAGCCAATGTGGGGAGGAGTAAGCAGTCGCTTGATGCATTGGTTCGTAAATTTGAGGGACATTATGAACAAGAGAGCCTATCTAAAGGCAATACCATATCCTCTTACAACTTAATCATTCGTATACCTTCCCCAAAGTATGATTCCTTTATTGCTGAGCTGGATAAGGGTAAGGACAAGATTACCAGCAAGAGTATTCAGTCCCAGGACTTGACGGCTCAATATTATGATTTGGATTCTAGGATCAAAAGTAAAAGAGCGTATCTGCAACGATATACGGAGTTGCTGGCGAAGGCACGGAGTGTAAAAGAAGTGCTGGAAATCGAGGAACAGATCCGAGTGATACAAGAAGAAATTGACGCCACTCAAGCATCTTTAAAAGCCCTAAGCAGCCAAGTCGACTATAGTACATTGACCGTATATCTCTATCAGGAGCAATCTAACATTTCGATAGGAACGGATAGTTTCGGCAGCAAATTCGTAGACGCATTGCGATTTGGATGGGCAGCTTTGGAAACATTTTTTATCGTCTTGATTCGGATATGGCCATTCTTGTTGCTTGCTGGATTAGGCGTGCTTGCTGTTAAAAAGTATAGAGATAGAAAGCGTAGAGCGAAGCGTGTCTAA
- the rlmN gene encoding 23S rRNA (adenine(2503)-C(2))-methyltransferase RlmN, with amino-acid sequence MGIKSNSIDIRSLTLEQLKDKLVEMGEQGFRAKQIYEWLWQKSCTDFDEMSNLSKSLRDTLKHNFSINAVTIKSSQISADKTIKSSFFLYDNNIIEGVLIPTSDRMTACVSSQVGCSLTCKFCATGYMDRKRNLNADEIYDQVVLIAQQAEKNYGQPLTNIVYMGMGEPLLNYANTLKSIERITAPDGLNMAAKRITVSTAGIAKMIKKLGDDQVRFNLALSLHAANDEKRNEIMPINEQNTLKALAESLKYFYAKTKSPITFEYIVFHNFNDELEDAKELARFCKHVPSKVNLIEYNPISLADFTNADADKIDVFADYLRSQGVITNVRRSRGKDIDAACGQLAIKEKEAI; translated from the coding sequence GTGGGAATAAAAAGTAATAGCATAGACATCAGAAGTTTAACGCTCGAGCAGTTGAAAGATAAGTTGGTAGAAATGGGCGAGCAGGGTTTTCGTGCGAAGCAGATTTATGAATGGCTTTGGCAGAAATCGTGCACTGATTTTGATGAAATGAGCAACTTGAGCAAATCGTTAAGAGATACATTAAAGCATAATTTTTCGATTAACGCAGTGACAATCAAATCATCACAAATAAGTGCTGACAAGACAATCAAGAGCTCATTTTTCCTATACGATAACAATATTATAGAAGGTGTGCTAATCCCTACGTCCGATCGGATGACGGCTTGTGTCAGTTCGCAAGTGGGTTGTAGCTTGACTTGTAAGTTTTGTGCTACGGGATATATGGACCGCAAGCGCAACCTGAATGCCGATGAGATATATGATCAAGTGGTGCTGATTGCCCAACAAGCTGAAAAGAACTACGGACAGCCTTTGACCAATATCGTCTATATGGGTATGGGCGAGCCGTTGCTTAACTATGCAAATACCCTCAAGTCCATTGAACGTATTACGGCTCCGGATGGACTAAACATGGCCGCAAAGCGCATTACCGTATCAACGGCTGGAATCGCCAAGATGATAAAGAAGTTGGGGGATGATCAGGTTCGATTTAACCTTGCTCTGTCCCTGCACGCTGCCAACGATGAGAAGCGGAATGAAATCATGCCCATCAATGAGCAAAATACGCTAAAGGCATTGGCAGAGTCGTTGAAGTATTTTTATGCAAAAACGAAAAGCCCCATTACGTTTGAATATATCGTATTCCACAATTTTAATGATGAATTGGAAGATGCGAAAGAGCTAGCCCGATTCTGTAAGCATGTTCCTAGCAAAGTGAACCTTATCGAGTACAACCCTATTTCTTTAGCTGACTTTACCAATGCTGATGCAGACAAAATAGACGTCTTTGCGGATTATCTACGTAGCCAAGGTGTCATCACTAATGTGCGCCGAAGCCGCGGTAAAGATATTGATGCTGCATGTGGCCAGTTGGCTATTAAAGAGAAGGAAGCCATTTAG